In Macrobrachium nipponense isolate FS-2020 chromosome 36, ASM1510439v2, whole genome shotgun sequence, a genomic segment contains:
- the LOC135203643 gene encoding TAF5-like RNA polymerase II p300/CBP-associated factor-associated factor 65 kDa subunit 5L isoform X1, which produces MKKVRTEKVMANVNDYLKRRNLELLGSGGATSSSEQQAGVLGLVSPSTPNTFTFSTTSTQHTHVDHQYVRLKSWMMEASEPCRSELSQVLFPLFVHLYLELVTGTGRQAANKFFKKHYQVFLVNRDYEHTLSQVIGASGVNASGDLNSSHVIQNLKSGKYLVRLSELTLNYFLRYLKASENPTLLQIFNTYIEVEVDESGAGSTGAVFRTPDASSLGSGHLVNGHTPESLSSEAASTADGMDCSVEELRKVKEVMSAIRTALPTPPSLCVYTVYNAYNGLSCATVNKQGRLLSCGFEDSVIKLWKLTPSDHNVSLGRSKTGMGPRGGISHTLLACDDSRTEDDEEGMEEEERDEDEMAADLRNGGRRRNRGGELFALRGHSGPVYDMAFTHESSHLLSVSEDCTMRLWDLESGQAVALYRGHQYPVWCLAVAPLTMYMATGSYDTTVRIWYTDATYPLRTLSGHTRSVDSVAFHPNGSYLASGSCDRSIRLWQVTDGDVARILPHHKTAINSLAFSPNGKYLASGGEDGTVAVWDLAAGRVITELFSGTQATTGINGVSTPHMDSVVDLSWSTDSSLLMSASSDGCVRTSQLKQGIASDGGSSWDLCEVGQFQCCGNSNGSSTSYVLGGSLLHTSFTCHNYLTAVVAQDVER; this is translated from the exons ATGAAAAAGGTTAGAACGGAGAAAGTGATGGCCAATGTCAACGattatttaaaaagaagaaatttggaG tTACTTGGCTCTGGAGGTGCAACGAGTTCATCAGAGCAACAGGCTGGTGTTTTAGGCTTAGTTTCCCCTTCGACGCCTAACACTTTCACCTTTTCTACAACCTCCACACAACACACTCATGTAGACCACCAATATGTCAG GCTCAAGTCCTGGATGATGGAGGCCAGTGAGCCTTGCCGGTCGGAATTGTCTCAAGTTCTGTTTCCACTTTTCGTTCATTTGTATCTGGAACTCGTTACCGGCACTGGCCGTCAGGCAGCtaacaaatttttcaaaaaacattACCAG gttttcttGGTAAATCGTGACTATGAGCACACACTGTCGCAAGTCATCGGCGCTTCGGGTGTGAATGCGTCTGGAGATCTGAACTCCTCTCATGTCATTCAGAATCTTAA GAGTGGAAAGTATTTGGTTCGTCTAAGTGAGCTGACCCTCAACTACTTCTTAAGATACCTCAAAGCTAGTGAAAATCCTACTTTACTTCAA ATTTTCAACACTTACATTGAAGTTGAGGTTGATGAATCTGGTGCTGGGAGTACCGGTGCTGTTTTCAGGACTCCTGATGCCAGTTCCTTGGGTTCTGGTCATTTAGTCAATGGACACACTCCTGAATCCCTTTCGTCTGAGGCAGCATCCACAGCTGATGGAATGGACTGTAGTGTAGAGGAACTGAGGAAAGTGAAAGAGGTGATGTCTGCCATCAGAACAGCCCTACCAACGCCACCTTCTTTGTGTGTGTACACTGTGTATAATGCGTACAATGGTCTTAGTTGTGCAACTGTGAACAAGCAGGGTAGGCTGCTATCATGTGGATTCGAAGACAGTGTGATAAAGCTGTGGAAACTGACTCCCTCAGATCATAATGTAAGTTTGGGCAGGTCAAAGACAGGGATGGGGCCTAGAGGTGGGATATCTCACACACTTTTGGCTTGCGATGACTCGCGGACTGAAGACGACGAAGAGGGaatggaagaagaggagagggatGAGGATGAAATGGCAGCAGATTTACGGAACGGAGGCAGAAGGAGAAATCGTGGAGGTGAATTATTTGCGTTGAGAGGCCATAGTGGACCTGTTTACGATATGGCTTTTACTCATGAGTCGAGTCATTTATTATCTGTCAGTGAAGATTGTACTATGCGTTTGTGGGACTTGGAGAGTGGTCAGGCAGTGGCATTATATAGAGGACATCAGTACCCAGTTTGGTGCTTGGCAGTTGCCCCACTCACAATGTATATGGCAACTGGGTCCTATGATACCACTGTGAGAATATGGTATACAGATGCAACGTATCCTCTGCGTACCCTCAGTGGCCATACTCGCTCTGTGGATAGTGTAGCCTTCCACCCTAATGGCTCCTACTTGGCATCTGGATCGTGTGATCGTAGCATTAGGCTTTGGCAAGTGACAGATGGGGATGTTGCAAGGATTTTGCCTCATCACAAGACTGCTATTAATTCCTTAGCCTTTTCCCCAAATGGAAA GTATCTTGCATCTGGTGGTGAAGATGGAACAGTTGCTGTTTGGGACCTGGCTGCAGGTCGGGTTATAACAGAACTCTTTAGTGGAACACAAGCAACTACAGGGATCAATGGGGTATCGACGCCTCACATGGACTCAGTTGTTGATCTCAGCTGGTCAACAGACTCATCTCTGTTAATGTCTGCTTCAAGTGATGGATGTGTACGCACAAGTCAACTTAAGCAAGGAATAGCTAG tGATGGAGGATCTTCATGGGACTTGTGTGAGGTGGGCCAGTTTCAGTGCTGTGGCAATTCAAATGGCAGTAGTACAAGTTACGTATTGGGTGGATCTCTACTTCACACTTCTTTCACCTGTCACAACTACCTCACAGCTGTCGTAGCACAGGATGTTGAGAGATAG
- the LOC135203643 gene encoding TAF5-like RNA polymerase II p300/CBP-associated factor-associated factor 65 kDa subunit 5L isoform X2, with protein MKFRPSNAKLLGSGGATSSSEQQAGVLGLVSPSTPNTFTFSTTSTQHTHVDHQYVRLKSWMMEASEPCRSELSQVLFPLFVHLYLELVTGTGRQAANKFFKKHYQVFLVNRDYEHTLSQVIGASGVNASGDLNSSHVIQNLKSGKYLVRLSELTLNYFLRYLKASENPTLLQIFNTYIEVEVDESGAGSTGAVFRTPDASSLGSGHLVNGHTPESLSSEAASTADGMDCSVEELRKVKEVMSAIRTALPTPPSLCVYTVYNAYNGLSCATVNKQGRLLSCGFEDSVIKLWKLTPSDHNVSLGRSKTGMGPRGGISHTLLACDDSRTEDDEEGMEEEERDEDEMAADLRNGGRRRNRGGELFALRGHSGPVYDMAFTHESSHLLSVSEDCTMRLWDLESGQAVALYRGHQYPVWCLAVAPLTMYMATGSYDTTVRIWYTDATYPLRTLSGHTRSVDSVAFHPNGSYLASGSCDRSIRLWQVTDGDVARILPHHKTAINSLAFSPNGKYLASGGEDGTVAVWDLAAGRVITELFSGTQATTGINGVSTPHMDSVVDLSWSTDSSLLMSASSDGCVRTSQLKQGIASDGGSSWDLCEVGQFQCCGNSNGSSTSYVLGGSLLHTSFTCHNYLTAVVAQDVER; from the exons ATGAAGTTCAGGCCTAGCAATGCCAAG tTACTTGGCTCTGGAGGTGCAACGAGTTCATCAGAGCAACAGGCTGGTGTTTTAGGCTTAGTTTCCCCTTCGACGCCTAACACTTTCACCTTTTCTACAACCTCCACACAACACACTCATGTAGACCACCAATATGTCAG GCTCAAGTCCTGGATGATGGAGGCCAGTGAGCCTTGCCGGTCGGAATTGTCTCAAGTTCTGTTTCCACTTTTCGTTCATTTGTATCTGGAACTCGTTACCGGCACTGGCCGTCAGGCAGCtaacaaatttttcaaaaaacattACCAG gttttcttGGTAAATCGTGACTATGAGCACACACTGTCGCAAGTCATCGGCGCTTCGGGTGTGAATGCGTCTGGAGATCTGAACTCCTCTCATGTCATTCAGAATCTTAA GAGTGGAAAGTATTTGGTTCGTCTAAGTGAGCTGACCCTCAACTACTTCTTAAGATACCTCAAAGCTAGTGAAAATCCTACTTTACTTCAA ATTTTCAACACTTACATTGAAGTTGAGGTTGATGAATCTGGTGCTGGGAGTACCGGTGCTGTTTTCAGGACTCCTGATGCCAGTTCCTTGGGTTCTGGTCATTTAGTCAATGGACACACTCCTGAATCCCTTTCGTCTGAGGCAGCATCCACAGCTGATGGAATGGACTGTAGTGTAGAGGAACTGAGGAAAGTGAAAGAGGTGATGTCTGCCATCAGAACAGCCCTACCAACGCCACCTTCTTTGTGTGTGTACACTGTGTATAATGCGTACAATGGTCTTAGTTGTGCAACTGTGAACAAGCAGGGTAGGCTGCTATCATGTGGATTCGAAGACAGTGTGATAAAGCTGTGGAAACTGACTCCCTCAGATCATAATGTAAGTTTGGGCAGGTCAAAGACAGGGATGGGGCCTAGAGGTGGGATATCTCACACACTTTTGGCTTGCGATGACTCGCGGACTGAAGACGACGAAGAGGGaatggaagaagaggagagggatGAGGATGAAATGGCAGCAGATTTACGGAACGGAGGCAGAAGGAGAAATCGTGGAGGTGAATTATTTGCGTTGAGAGGCCATAGTGGACCTGTTTACGATATGGCTTTTACTCATGAGTCGAGTCATTTATTATCTGTCAGTGAAGATTGTACTATGCGTTTGTGGGACTTGGAGAGTGGTCAGGCAGTGGCATTATATAGAGGACATCAGTACCCAGTTTGGTGCTTGGCAGTTGCCCCACTCACAATGTATATGGCAACTGGGTCCTATGATACCACTGTGAGAATATGGTATACAGATGCAACGTATCCTCTGCGTACCCTCAGTGGCCATACTCGCTCTGTGGATAGTGTAGCCTTCCACCCTAATGGCTCCTACTTGGCATCTGGATCGTGTGATCGTAGCATTAGGCTTTGGCAAGTGACAGATGGGGATGTTGCAAGGATTTTGCCTCATCACAAGACTGCTATTAATTCCTTAGCCTTTTCCCCAAATGGAAA GTATCTTGCATCTGGTGGTGAAGATGGAACAGTTGCTGTTTGGGACCTGGCTGCAGGTCGGGTTATAACAGAACTCTTTAGTGGAACACAAGCAACTACAGGGATCAATGGGGTATCGACGCCTCACATGGACTCAGTTGTTGATCTCAGCTGGTCAACAGACTCATCTCTGTTAATGTCTGCTTCAAGTGATGGATGTGTACGCACAAGTCAACTTAAGCAAGGAATAGCTAG tGATGGAGGATCTTCATGGGACTTGTGTGAGGTGGGCCAGTTTCAGTGCTGTGGCAATTCAAATGGCAGTAGTACAAGTTACGTATTGGGTGGATCTCTACTTCACACTTCTTTCACCTGTCACAACTACCTCACAGCTGTCGTAGCACAGGATGTTGAGAGATAG